One Vitis riparia cultivar Riparia Gloire de Montpellier isolate 1030 chromosome 4, EGFV_Vit.rip_1.0, whole genome shotgun sequence genomic window carries:
- the LOC117913036 gene encoding probable protein phosphatase 2C 55 isoform X2, producing MPSGVFPNLNIAFPSGIRRAITAQRGGLHSSIELQLGWSKLLSGNTGLCLSSPFSTTVLSSRLDCYFVNQKRGLAVGVPVSRSLSLHSMPSPSSQLFEYQINSLISDISRFSKSNLYLKKSMAASGSKAVSGDIYIDEITATGNLSNFAKPTGVFFNDRSLSSCRKASMSLRNQEPPNRSLVCGYLIFDVMRRNCISNPLDGPWFKNFHTWSSSCYSAGAAPDVSFGGSSSDEQLSKSAASSDQAILGHRTLKLISGSCYLPHPDKEETGGEDAHFICIDEQAIGVADGVGGWAEVGVDAGEYARELMSNSVTAIQEEPKGSIDPSRVLEKAHSSTKAKGSSTACIVALTDQGLQAINLGDSGFIVVRDGCTIFQSPVQQHGFNFTYQLESGRAGDLPSSGQVFTIPVAPGDVIVAGTDGLFDNLYNSEVTAVVVHAVRAGLGPQVTAQKIAALARQRAQDRMRQTPFSTAAQDAGFRYYGGKLDDITVVVSFITSTSNG from the exons ATGCCATCTGGTGTTTTCCCAAATCTGAACATTGCTTTCCCATCCGGCATCCGGAGAGCGATAACTGCACAAAGAGGTGGGCTCCACAGTTCAATTGAATTGCAGCTTGGGTGGAGTAAATTGTTGTCTGGAAATACCGGCTTGTGCCTTTCCTCTCCATTTTCAACTACAGTGCTTTCCTCAAGACTAGATTGTTACTTTGTTAATCAGAAAAGAGGCCTGGCAGTTGGGGTACCTGTTTCCCGATCCCTTTCTCTGCACTCAATGCCAAGTCCATCTTCTCAGCTTtttgaatatcaaattaataGCTTGATATCTGACATCAGTCGATTTTCAAAAAGCAATCTGTATCTTAAAAAATCTATGGCTGCTTCTGGTTCCAAGGCTGTCTCAGGAGATATTTACATTGATGAAATAACTGCAACTGGGAATCTCTCAAACTTTGCAAAACCTACTGGTGTGTTTTTCAATGATAGAAGTCTTAGCAGTTGTCGAAAAGCTAGCATGAGTTTAAGAAATCAAGAACCACCCAACCGTAGTCTGGTTTGTGGGTAtctaatatttgatgtaatgcGGAGGAATTGCATCTCTAATCCACTTGATGGACCATGGTTTAAAAACTTCCATACATGGTCTTCTTCATGTTACTCTGCTGGAGCTGCTCCAGATGTATCTTTTGGTGGATCTTCGAGTGATGAACAGCTTTCAAAGTCTGCAGCGTCATCTGACCA AGCTATTCTAGGTCACAGAACCTTGAAGCTAATTTCAGGATCATGTTACCTGCCACACCCTGATAAGGAAGAAACAGGTGGAGAAGATGCTCATTTTATTTGCATAGATGAACAAGCTATTGGTGTGGCAGATGGTGTTGGTGGCTGGGCAGAGGTTGGTGTTGATGCAGGAGAATATGCCCGAGAACTTATGTCTAATTCAGTAACTGCAATTCAGGAAGAGCCAAAGGGTTCGATTGACCCATCTAGGGTGTTAGAGAAGGCCCACTCAAGCACAAAAGCGAAAGGATCTTCAACAGCTTGCATTGTAGCCCTCACAGACCAG GGACTCCAAGCCATTAATCTAGGGGACAGtggatttatagtggttcgagaTGGATGCACAATTTTTCAATCCCCTGTGCAGCAGCATGGGTTCAATTTCACATATCAACTGGAGAGCGGCAGGGCTGGTGATCTACCCAGTTCTGGTCAG GTATTCACAATTCCGGTTGCGCCAGGAGATGTCATTGTTGCTGGCACAGATGGATTGTTTGACAACTTGTATAACAGTGAAGTTACTGCTGTTGTTGTTCATGCGGTGAGAGCTGGATTGGGACCCCAAGTAACAGCTCAGAAGATAGCAGCTTTGGCACGACAGCGAGCACAGGACAGGATGCGGCAGACACCATTCTCTACTGCTGCTCAAGATGCCGGGTTCCGTTATTATGGGGGCAAGCTTGATGACATAACTGTAGTTGTGTCTTTTATAACTAGCACATCCAATGGATGA
- the LOC117912482 gene encoding vicilin-like seed storage protein At2g18540, with the protein MFKRACVSSLSLFLFLAYFCLHAKGWSGNGDWGAGPLFPKDKRETIVSTEYGEISAAQVSDGTRRGSYHLQFFTLEPNSLFLPVLLHTDMVFYVHTGSGKLNWANEEKEKTTLTELRRGDVYRLKPGTVFYLQSNLESEREKLRIYAIFVNLEDGDVNEVSSIGAYSSISDLVRGFDKKVLQAAFEVSEELIEAITNATKPPAIVHNVPARSENLWGWEARFLKAFIGSQGHSIYDLENKKKAAKTFNIRDADPDFENCNGRALTVTTKDMKVLKGSNIGIFMVNLTKGSMMGPHWNPLATEIAVVLEGQGIVRVVCSSNTTKSSSSNTTKSSSSNSTKFKCENRSFRVREGDVFVVPRFHPMAQMSFNNGSLVFMGFSTASKLNHPQFLAGESSVLRTLDRDVLAAAFNVSNTTMDQFLTPQRESIILDCTSCAEEEARMMEEEIEKKRQEEEARKEEEERKRKEEEAKEEEEEKKREEEEARKKEEEEARKREEEKKREEEEAEARKREEEEAKEEDRRREAAAEREQEEAMREEDERQKREREEEKYEKEKKREEEEAKARKREEEETKREEDRRREAAAEREQEEAMKGEEERQKREGEEVKYEIGGGGEGKRAEY; encoded by the exons atgtttaagagaGCTTGTGTTTCTTCACTGTCCTTGTTCCTCTTTCTTGCTTATTTCTGTCTGCATGCAAAGGGGTGGAGCGGGAATGGTGATTGGGGTGCGGGGCCTCTGTTTCCCAAAGATAAGAGGGAGACGATTGTGTCGACAGAGTATGGAGAGATCTCAGCAGCCCAAGTGAGTGATGGGACAAGGAGGGGATCCTACCATCTCCAGTTCTTCACTCTGGAGCCTAACTCCCTTTTTCTTCCAGTTCTACTCCATACGGACATGGTATTTTATGTACACACGG GGAGTGGGAAGTTAAATTGGGCCAACGAAGAAAAGGAGAAGACGACACTGACAGAATTAAGACGGGGTGATGTGTATAGGCTGAAGCCAGGGACTGTTTTCTACTTGCAGAGCAACTTAGAATCAGAGAGGGAGAAGCTTAGAATTTATGCCATCTTTGTTAACTTAGAAGATGGTGATGTAAAT GAGGTATCATCAATTGGGGCATATTCTAGCATTAGCGACCTGGTCCGGGGCTTTGATAAGAAAGTTCTCCAAGCTGCTTTTGAG GTCTCTGAGGAACTGATAGAAGCAATAACAAATGCAACCAAGCCACCTGCTATTGTCCATAATGTGCCAGCAAGATCAGAGAATCTGTGGGGGTGGGAAGCTCGATTCCTTAAAGCCTTTATTGGAAGCCAAGGCCACAGCATTTATgatttggagaacaaaaagaagGCAGCCAAGACATTCAATATTCGAGATGCGGATCCAGACTTTGAGAATTGTAATGGACGGGCCTTGACGGTGACCACCAAAGACATGAAAGTATTGAAGGGTTCCAACATTGGAATTTTCATGGTGAACCTGACAAAG GGTTCAATGATGGGACCGCACTGGAATCCATTGGCTACTGAGATAGCAGTAGTCTTGGAAGGGCAAGGGATTGTTCGGGTGGTTTGTTCTAGCAACACTACGAAATCAAGTTCAAGCAACACTACGAAATCAAGTTCCAGCAACTCTACCAAATTCAAGTGTGAAAACAGGAGCTTTAGGGTGAGGGAAGGAGATGTTTTTGTTGTCCCAAGGTTCCATCCCATGGCTCAGATGTCCTTCAATAATGGCTCCTTGGTGTTTATGGGATTCAGCACAGCCTCAAAACTGAATCATCCTCAATTCCTAGCAGGAGAAAGCTCTGTTCTCCGAACTCTTGACAGGGATGTGTTGGCTGCAGCCTTCAATGTTTCCAACACAACCATGGATCAGTTTCTGACTCCTCAGCGTGAGTCTATCATCTTAGATTGCACCAGTTGCGCTGAGGAGGAGGCAAGGATGATGGAAGaggaaattgaaaagaaaaggcaagaGGAGGAAGCTAGGAAggaggaagaagagagaaagaggaaggaGGAGGAAGCcaaggaggaggaagaagaaaaaaagagggaaGAGGAGGAAGCCAGGAAGAAGGAAGAGGAGGAAGCCAGGAAAAGAGAAGAGGAGAAAAAGAGGGAGGAAGAGGAAGCCGAAGCCAGAAAGAGAGAGGAAGAAGAGGCAAAAGAGGAAGATAGGAGAAGGGAAGCAGCAGCAGAAAGGGAGCAAGAGGAGGCAATGAGAGAAGAAGATGAGAGACAAAAGAGGGAGAGGGAAGAGGAGAAGtatgaaaaggagaaaaagagggAGGAAGAGGAAGCCAAAGCCAGAAagagagaggaagaagagaCAAAAAGGGAAGAAGATAGGAGAAGAGAAGCAGCAGCAGAAAGGGAGCAAGAAGAGGCaatgaaaggagaagaagaaagacaaaaaagagAGGGGGAAGAGGTGAAGTATGAAATTGGGGGTGGTGGGGAGGGAAAAAGAGCAGAGTATTGA
- the LOC117913036 gene encoding probable protein phosphatase 2C 55 isoform X1, producing MPSGVFPNLNIAFPSGIRRAITAQRGGLHSSIELQLGWSKLLSGNTGLCLSSPFSTTVLSSRLDCYFVNQKRGLAVGVPVSRSLSLHSMPSPSSQLFEYQINSLISDISRFSKSNLYLKKSMAASGSKAVSGDIYIDEITATGNLSNFAKPTGVFFNDRSLSSCRKASMSLRNQEPPNRSLVCGYLIFDVMRRNCISNPLDGPWFKNFHTWSSSCYSAGAAPDVSFGGSSSDEQLSKSAASSDQAILGHRTLKLISGSCYLPHPDKEETGGEDAHFICIDEQAIGVADGVGGWAEVGVDAGEYARELMSNSVTAIQEEPKGSIDPSRVLEKAHSSTKAKGSSTACIVALTDQQGLQAINLGDSGFIVVRDGCTIFQSPVQQHGFNFTYQLESGRAGDLPSSGQVFTIPVAPGDVIVAGTDGLFDNLYNSEVTAVVVHAVRAGLGPQVTAQKIAALARQRAQDRMRQTPFSTAAQDAGFRYYGGKLDDITVVVSFITSTSNG from the exons ATGCCATCTGGTGTTTTCCCAAATCTGAACATTGCTTTCCCATCCGGCATCCGGAGAGCGATAACTGCACAAAGAGGTGGGCTCCACAGTTCAATTGAATTGCAGCTTGGGTGGAGTAAATTGTTGTCTGGAAATACCGGCTTGTGCCTTTCCTCTCCATTTTCAACTACAGTGCTTTCCTCAAGACTAGATTGTTACTTTGTTAATCAGAAAAGAGGCCTGGCAGTTGGGGTACCTGTTTCCCGATCCCTTTCTCTGCACTCAATGCCAAGTCCATCTTCTCAGCTTtttgaatatcaaattaataGCTTGATATCTGACATCAGTCGATTTTCAAAAAGCAATCTGTATCTTAAAAAATCTATGGCTGCTTCTGGTTCCAAGGCTGTCTCAGGAGATATTTACATTGATGAAATAACTGCAACTGGGAATCTCTCAAACTTTGCAAAACCTACTGGTGTGTTTTTCAATGATAGAAGTCTTAGCAGTTGTCGAAAAGCTAGCATGAGTTTAAGAAATCAAGAACCACCCAACCGTAGTCTGGTTTGTGGGTAtctaatatttgatgtaatgcGGAGGAATTGCATCTCTAATCCACTTGATGGACCATGGTTTAAAAACTTCCATACATGGTCTTCTTCATGTTACTCTGCTGGAGCTGCTCCAGATGTATCTTTTGGTGGATCTTCGAGTGATGAACAGCTTTCAAAGTCTGCAGCGTCATCTGACCA AGCTATTCTAGGTCACAGAACCTTGAAGCTAATTTCAGGATCATGTTACCTGCCACACCCTGATAAGGAAGAAACAGGTGGAGAAGATGCTCATTTTATTTGCATAGATGAACAAGCTATTGGTGTGGCAGATGGTGTTGGTGGCTGGGCAGAGGTTGGTGTTGATGCAGGAGAATATGCCCGAGAACTTATGTCTAATTCAGTAACTGCAATTCAGGAAGAGCCAAAGGGTTCGATTGACCCATCTAGGGTGTTAGAGAAGGCCCACTCAAGCACAAAAGCGAAAGGATCTTCAACAGCTTGCATTGTAGCCCTCACAGACCAG CAGGGACTCCAAGCCATTAATCTAGGGGACAGtggatttatagtggttcgagaTGGATGCACAATTTTTCAATCCCCTGTGCAGCAGCATGGGTTCAATTTCACATATCAACTGGAGAGCGGCAGGGCTGGTGATCTACCCAGTTCTGGTCAG GTATTCACAATTCCGGTTGCGCCAGGAGATGTCATTGTTGCTGGCACAGATGGATTGTTTGACAACTTGTATAACAGTGAAGTTACTGCTGTTGTTGTTCATGCGGTGAGAGCTGGATTGGGACCCCAAGTAACAGCTCAGAAGATAGCAGCTTTGGCACGACAGCGAGCACAGGACAGGATGCGGCAGACACCATTCTCTACTGCTGCTCAAGATGCCGGGTTCCGTTATTATGGGGGCAAGCTTGATGACATAACTGTAGTTGTGTCTTTTATAACTAGCACATCCAATGGATGA
- the LOC117913464 gene encoding scarecrow-like protein 15 — MKVPVPAQNNHSPNPKPLSCNNTTRNTAFRSPATDTINLCYEPTSVLDLRRSPSPVADKAATFPGITAVSDVSLPQSEEPGFQWEDHGMHNLDDWDPTVWDFVLRDDSAPVFGSVPQLGPCDPQFPHLPLPDLPPSQPIYHTQLLPFDFTLSEISSNQNHNFNLNSFHWNVGSEFVEELIRAAECFGSNNSQLAQAILARLNQRLRAPVGKPLQRAAFYFKEALHSLLTGSNRKSHSSASEIVQTIKAYKAFSMISPIAMFSNFTASQALLEAVDGSLFIHIIDFDIGLGGQYASFMKEIADRSEACKVNPPVLRITAVVPEEYAVESRLIKENLFQFAQELKIEFRIEFVPIPTFEVLSFKAVEFIDGEKTAVNISPAIFRRLGTTNNIAGFFCDLRRISPQVVVFVDGEGWTDSGAASFNRNFINGLEFYAVMLESLDAGGAGAGGDWIRKIEMSLIQPKIFAAVGDVGRRVTAWRELFSGAGLGQVQWSQFAESQAECLLGKSQVRGFHVAKRQAEMLLCWKGKQLVATSAWRWL; from the coding sequence ATGAAAGTCCCAGTTCCAGCCCAAAACAACCATTCTCCAAACCCTAAACCGCTTTCTTGTAACAATACCACCCGGAATACCGCTTTTCGGAGCCCTGCTACTGATACTATCAACCTGTGCTACGAGCCTACCTCTGTTCTCGACCTTCGCCGCAGCCCTAGCCCTGTGGCGGATAAGGCGGCCACGTTTCCCGGAATTACTGCCGTCTCCGACGTGTCGTTGCCACAGTCGGAGGAGCCTGGTTTTCAGTGGGAAGACCATGGGATGCATAATTTGGATGATTGGGATCCTACCGTGTGGGATTTCGTATTGCGTGATGACTCTGCCCCTGTCTTCGGGAGTGTTCCTCAGTTGGGTCCCTGCGACCCTCAATTCCCACACCTCCCTCTCCCTGACCTCCCACCTTCCCAACCCATCTATCATACTCAGCTTCTTCCTTTCGATTTTACTCTCTCTGAAATTTCTTCCAATCAAAACCACAACTTCAATCTCAACTCTTTCCACTGGAACGTTGGCTCCGAGTTTGTGGAGGAGCTTATTCGAGCAGCCGAGTGCTTTGGATCCAACAACTCACAGCTCGCTCAGGCGATATTGGCGCGGCTCAATCAACGGTTGCGAGCTCCGGTGGGAAAACCACTACAGAGAGCTGCCTTCTACTTCAAAGAAGCTCTCCACTCTCTCCTAACTGGCTCCAACCGGAAGTCTCATTCGTCGGCATCGGAGATCGTTCAGACAATAAAAGCGTACAAGGCCTTCTCCATGATCTCTCCTATCGCTATGTTCTCCAACTTCACCGCCAGCCAAGCACTCCTCGAAGCTGTCGATGGATCACTCTTCATTCATATCATAGATTTCGACATCGGACTCGGAGGTCAGTATGCCTCTTTCATGAAAGAGATTGCGGACAGGTCAGAGGCTTGCAAAGTCAATCCTCCTGTTCTTCGAATCACCGCTGTCGTGCCCGAAGAGTACGCAGTTGAGAGCAGATTGATCAAAGAGAATTTGTTTCAGTTCGCTCAAGAGCTCAAAATAGAATTCCGTATTGAGTTCGTGCCGATTCCTACTTTCGAGGTTCTATCATTCAAAGCGGTCGAGTTCATCGACGGAGAAAAGACTGCTGTTAATATATCGCCGGCGATATTCCGACGTCTCGGTACCACCAATAATATCGCCGGATTTTTCTGCGATCTCCGGCGGATTTCCCCACAAGTTGTCGTGTTTGTAGACGGCGAAGGGTGGACCGATAGCGGAGCGGCGTCGTTTAACCGGAATTTCATCAACGGCCTTGAATTCTACGCAGTGATGCTGGAATCACTGGACGCTGGTGGCGCTGGCGCCGGCGGTGATTGGATTCGTAAGATTGAGATGTCCCTGATTCAGCCGAAGATATTTGCGGCTGTGGGAGATGTGGGACGGCGGGTGACGGCGTGGAGGGAGCTGTTTTCCGGCGCGGGGTTGGGGCAGGTGCAGTGGAGCCAGTTCGCGGAGTCTCAAGCAGAGTGCCTACTGGGGAAGTCACAGGTAAGGGGCTTCCACGTGGCAAAGCGGCAGGCTGAGATGTTGCTTTGCTGGAAGGGGAAACAATTGGTGGCCACGTCAGCATGGAGGTGGTTGTGA